The following are from one region of the Actinoplanes sp. L3-i22 genome:
- a CDS encoding NAD(P)/FAD-dependent oxidoreductase — protein sequence MNVTIIGAGLAGLTLARVLHVHGIPAVVHEAEASPAARAQGGMLDIHDYNGQLAVEAAGLLDEFRALTLAGRQAFRIAGPDGAVLFDKADDGAGGRPEVQRGELRQMLLDALPPGTVRWGRKVTGVRALGDGRHEVTFADGGAEVTDLLVGADGAWSRVRPLLSDAQPAYTGESFVETYLYDAEERHPAVAALVGGGTLAAGIGDRAINAHRERGTTLHTYVILNRPLDWFAAIDFTDFEQTTARIAAEFEGWAPELTALITASDTQPVLRPIFALPAGHRWDRVPGVTLVGDAAHLAAPDGEGANNAMLDGADLGRALAAHPGDVEAALAAFEAAMFERSAKPTDGAEFLEQMFGPDGPPEHLREMFAAMAE from the coding sequence ATGAACGTCACGATCATCGGCGCCGGCCTCGCCGGCCTCACCCTGGCCCGCGTCCTGCACGTCCACGGCATCCCGGCCGTGGTCCACGAGGCGGAGGCGTCCCCGGCGGCCCGCGCCCAGGGCGGCATGCTCGACATCCACGACTACAACGGGCAGCTCGCCGTCGAGGCGGCCGGTCTGCTGGACGAGTTCCGGGCACTGACGCTGGCGGGCCGGCAGGCGTTCCGGATCGCCGGCCCGGACGGAGCGGTCCTGTTCGACAAGGCGGACGACGGCGCCGGCGGACGCCCCGAGGTGCAGCGCGGCGAGCTGCGGCAGATGCTGCTCGACGCGCTGCCGCCCGGCACGGTCCGGTGGGGCCGCAAGGTCACCGGCGTGCGCGCGCTCGGCGACGGCCGCCACGAGGTCACCTTCGCCGACGGCGGCGCCGAGGTCACCGACCTGCTGGTCGGCGCGGACGGCGCCTGGTCCCGGGTCCGGCCGCTGCTCTCCGACGCCCAGCCGGCGTACACCGGCGAGTCGTTCGTGGAGACCTACCTGTACGACGCCGAGGAGCGGCACCCGGCCGTCGCGGCCCTGGTCGGCGGCGGAACCCTGGCGGCGGGCATCGGCGACCGGGCGATCAACGCGCACCGGGAGCGCGGGACGACCCTGCACACGTACGTGATCCTCAACCGCCCGCTGGACTGGTTCGCGGCCATCGACTTCACCGACTTCGAGCAGACCACCGCCCGGATCGCGGCCGAGTTCGAGGGCTGGGCGCCGGAGCTGACCGCGCTGATCACCGCCAGCGACACCCAGCCGGTGCTGCGCCCGATCTTCGCCCTGCCGGCCGGGCACCGGTGGGACCGGGTCCCCGGCGTGACGCTGGTCGGCGACGCCGCGCACCTGGCCGCCCCGGACGGCGAGGGCGCCAACAACGCCATGCTCGACGGCGCCGACCTGGGCCGGGCCCTGGCCGCGCACCCCGGGGACGTGGAGGCCGCGCTGGCCGCGTTCGAGGCGGCGATGTTCGAGCGCAGTGCCAAGCCGACCGACGGGGCCGAGTTCCTGGAGCAGATGTTCGGCCCGGACGGCCCGCCGGAGCACCTGCGGGAGATGTTCGCCGCGATGGCCGAGTGA
- a CDS encoding MBL fold metallo-hydrolase: protein MRTDAEELPVAGRWYEVTRVTDTLTVITEPYVDALLRANIWHLRGRDRDLVVDAGLGVVPLRPALPELFDRDPVLVVTHAHLDHMGAAAEFGEVRAHPREPLHDPLPGTLRTAELAALLGLELPDGPELMITAAPFPGYDPASYRLAPVPAVRPLADGDRIDLGDRALVALHLPGHTPGSLALFDPGDGTLFSGDVVYDLDEGEELLDEIHGADVTDYLASLTRLAGLPVTVVRPGHGPSFGRDRLQELIEGYHRSRHAHRDR, encoded by the coding sequence GTGCGCACAGATGCCGAAGAGCTGCCGGTCGCCGGCCGATGGTACGAGGTCACCCGGGTCACCGACACCCTGACGGTGATCACCGAGCCGTACGTCGACGCGCTGCTGCGGGCGAACATCTGGCACCTGCGCGGCCGCGACCGGGACCTCGTCGTCGACGCCGGGCTGGGTGTGGTCCCGCTGCGCCCGGCGCTGCCGGAGCTGTTCGACCGGGACCCGGTCCTGGTCGTCACCCACGCCCACCTGGACCACATGGGCGCGGCGGCGGAGTTCGGCGAGGTCCGGGCCCACCCGCGGGAGCCGCTGCACGATCCGCTGCCCGGCACGCTGCGCACCGCGGAGCTGGCCGCCCTGCTCGGCCTGGAGCTGCCGGACGGTCCGGAACTGATGATCACGGCGGCGCCGTTCCCGGGCTACGACCCGGCGAGCTACCGCCTGGCGCCGGTGCCGGCGGTCCGGCCGCTGGCCGACGGCGACCGGATCGACCTCGGCGACCGTGCGCTGGTCGCCCTGCACCTGCCCGGCCACACCCCGGGCAGCCTGGCGCTGTTCGACCCGGGCGACGGCACGCTGTTCTCCGGTGACGTGGTCTACGACCTGGACGAGGGCGAGGAACTGCTCGACGAGATCCACGGGGCGGACGTCACCGACTACCTGGCCTCGCTGACCCGGCTCGCCGGGCTGCCGGTCACCGTCGTGCGGCCCGGTCACGGCCCGAGCTTCGGCCGCGACCGGCTCCAGGAGCTGATCGAGGGGTATCACCGGTCCCGGCACGCGCACCGGGACCGGTGA
- a CDS encoding cellulase family glycosylhydrolase — translation MRRVLVAICAALLAATGAVLALGNPAYAATGLHVSGTDIYEANGAKFVMRGVNHAHTWYTSQTSSFANIKAAGANTVRVVLSGGRWTANTASDVANVISLCKANKLICILEDHDTTGYGEDSAAYTLDQAANYWISLKSVLQGQEDYVAINIGNEPIGNTNPGQWTAATVAAVKKMRDNGFQHLLVIDAPNWGQDWQYVMRDNGQAVLDADAQHNTVLSIHMYSIFAQASSITSYLDTFKSKGWPLIIGEFGWQFDSSQVDDQTAIAEAVKRDIGYIGWSWSGNTDPILDMVLSFDVNQKTTWYHRIFDGANGITATAKQATIYGTGGTTSPTPSQSASSSPSASPSTSPSQPTGKACTATYTVTGSWSGGFQGDVKVTAGSSAITGWTVKWTYANGQTVTNAWNATVTSSGAAVTAKNVSYNGSVAAGASTSFGFLGSWTGSNPVPAVTCTAS, via the coding sequence ATGCGAAGAGTCCTCGTCGCGATCTGTGCCGCCCTGCTCGCCGCCACCGGCGCCGTCCTCGCGCTCGGGAACCCGGCGTACGCGGCCACCGGCCTGCACGTCTCCGGCACCGACATCTACGAAGCCAACGGCGCCAAGTTCGTCATGCGCGGCGTCAATCACGCGCACACCTGGTACACCAGCCAGACCAGCTCGTTCGCCAACATCAAGGCGGCCGGCGCGAACACCGTCCGGGTGGTGCTCAGCGGCGGCCGCTGGACCGCGAACACCGCCAGCGACGTCGCCAACGTGATCTCGCTCTGCAAGGCCAACAAGCTGATCTGCATCCTCGAGGACCACGACACCACCGGGTACGGCGAGGACAGCGCGGCGTACACCCTGGACCAGGCGGCCAACTACTGGATCAGCCTGAAGAGCGTCCTGCAGGGCCAGGAGGACTACGTCGCCATCAACATCGGCAACGAGCCGATCGGCAACACCAACCCGGGCCAGTGGACCGCCGCCACGGTCGCCGCGGTCAAGAAGATGCGCGACAACGGCTTCCAGCACCTGCTCGTGATCGACGCCCCGAACTGGGGCCAGGACTGGCAGTACGTGATGCGCGACAACGGCCAGGCGGTCCTCGACGCGGACGCCCAGCACAACACGGTGCTGTCGATCCACATGTACTCGATCTTCGCGCAGGCGTCGTCGATCACGTCGTACCTGGACACCTTCAAGTCCAAGGGCTGGCCGCTGATCATCGGCGAGTTCGGCTGGCAGTTCGACTCCAGCCAGGTCGACGACCAGACCGCGATCGCCGAGGCGGTCAAGCGGGACATCGGCTACATCGGCTGGTCCTGGTCGGGCAACACCGACCCGATCCTGGACATGGTGCTGAGCTTCGACGTCAACCAGAAGACCACCTGGTACCACCGGATCTTCGACGGCGCGAACGGCATCACCGCGACCGCCAAGCAGGCGACGATCTACGGCACCGGCGGCACCACCTCCCCCACGCCGAGCCAGTCCGCGTCCAGCAGCCCGTCGGCGTCGCCGTCCACGTCCCCGTCGCAGCCCACCGGCAAGGCGTGCACCGCGACCTACACGGTGACCGGCTCGTGGTCCGGCGGCTTCCAGGGTGACGTCAAGGTGACCGCGGGCAGCTCGGCGATCACCGGGTGGACGGTCAAGTGGACCTACGCCAACGGCCAGACCGTCACCAACGCCTGGAACGCCACCGTGACCAGCAGCGGGGCCGCCGTCACGGCGAAGAACGTGAGCTACAACGGCAGCGTGGCCGCCGGCGCCAGCACCTCGTTCGGCTTCCTCGGCTCGTGGACCGGCAGCAACCCGGTCCCGGCGGTCACCTGCACCGCCAGCTGA